In Chelonia mydas isolate rCheMyd1 chromosome 18, rCheMyd1.pri.v2, whole genome shotgun sequence, a single genomic region encodes these proteins:
- the CEP104 gene encoding centrosomal protein of 104 kDa isoform X3: protein MEITKVLLCQYPQEIVLQMVERCRVRKLQLLAHQYMISSKIEFYISENLPEYFAPYQSERFRRLGYVSLSDNEKTGYKARELKSVYVDAVGQYLKLTFHKNYINRYNLYSQVALVAINIIGEPADYSNDSNNPSREKLIDHYLGNNLDDLTLDGTYLRKPDSISPLDDLAFDMYQDPEVAQIIRKLDEKKHEAVRHERYDYAKKLKQAIADLQKVGERLGRYEVEKRCAVEKEDYDLAKQKKQQMEEYRLKVYQQLELHNLLDPELMIRRPPEFPLEPMVYSVSPRQKKPMQSPQHEKTEAQKTEPLPQEKPPETTSPEPIVPDHSTSPVAQPPASVESFPKINVEFLPYDERPLPAIRKQHEDGFAYLEPEMNEEDISDTPRSGITGEPEPLTEKALREASPATEVFGEALVAGAYSKTWSYREDALLAIYKKLMEISASTSKDDLKNMLRAAVFLIRRAIKDIVSSVFQASLKLLKMIITQYIPKHKLGKLETAHCVERTLPNLLSRTGDSSTRLRIVAANFIQEMALCNEVKPLQIIPVHLVQPLKPNSPTHLAMSQVDLVERLLKDLGTENSGFTIDNVMRFATGALEHRVYEVRDTALRIIFDMYRQHQAIILDYLPPDDANTRKNVLYKTLFDGFTKIDGRLTEAELRAQKKAATEEAEKQKKEEIKVLQGQLAALKEIQAEVQAGKEKENDYQKLKTQDEQGKKVTLPAATEIPDDHSSVANYLDNYSYTTTLQKSLPEPNQSLCIFCGERDESFTEEGLDLHYWKHCPMLTRCEHCKQVVEIASLTEHLLTECDKKDGFGKCQRCSEAIPKEELPRHVKGKTCNPAKPEKVANRCPLCHENFAPGEEAWKSHLMGKDGCKMNLRTVPTLNKTLLMQPGKAAGLTITKSGPTAPKFRSPSVGSKIPAPKGGLNKSTGRTYAKR, encoded by the exons TTATGTCTCTCTCTCAGACAATGAGAAGACTGGGTACAAAGCACGGGAGCTGAAGTCAGTCTACGTGGATGCAGTAGGACAGTATCTAAAACTCACTTTCCATAAAAATTACATCAATAGATACAACTTATACAGTCAG GTTGCTCTGGTAGCAATAAATATAATTGGGGAACCTGCAGACTACAGCAATGACAGCAATAAC CCTTCAAGAGAGAAGCTGATTGACCATTACCTTGGGAACAATCTAGATGACCTAACCTTAGATGGAACATACCTTCG AAAACCTGACTCTATTTCACCACTGGATGATTTGGCTTTTGATATGTACCAGGATCCGGAAGTTGCTCAGATAATTCGTAAACTGGATGAGAAAAAGCATGAAGCTGTCCGTCATGAACGTTATGACTATGCCAAGAAACTCAAACAAGCTATTGCTGATTTGCAAAAG GTTGGGGAACGACTCGGGCGGTATGAGGTAGAAAAGCGCTGTGCTGTAGAGAAGGAAGATTATGATCTTGCTAAACAGAAGAAACAGCAGATGGAAGAGTACCGCCTGAAGGTGTATCAGCAACTGGAGCTGCACAACCTTCTGGATCCAGAGCTGATG ATCCGAAGACCTCCTGAATTTCCCCTTGAGCCTATGGTTTATTCAGTTAGCCCTCGGCAAAAGAAACCCATGCAGTCACCCCAGCATGaaaaaacagaagcacagaagACTGAGCCTTTGCCACAAGAAAAGCCACCCGAGACAACTTCTCCTGAGCCCATTGTCCCTGACCACTCCACTTCTCCTGTAGCCCAGCCACCAGCCTCTGTAGAGAGTTTTCCAAAGATAAAT GTTGAATTTTTGCCTTACGATGAGAGACCTCTTCCAGCTATTCGTAAGCAGCATGAGGATGGATTTGCCTACCTTGAGCCAGAGATGAATGAAGAAGATATCAGTGATACTCCAAGAAGTGGCATCACTGGGGAACCAGAACCATTAACTGAGAAAGCGCTGAGGGaggccagccctgccactgaagTTTTCGGAGAGGCCTTG GTTGCAGGAGCATATTCCAAGACTTGGTCATATCGAGAAGATGCATTGCTTGCTATATATAAAAAGCTGATGGAAATCTCTGCCAGCACATCTAAGGATGATTTAAAGAATATGCTTAGAGCTGCTGTCTTTCTTATAAGAAGAGCCATAAAAGACATAGTGTCTTCG GTTTTCCAAGCTTCCCtgaaacttttgaaaatgatCATCACTCAGTATATACCAAAGCATAAACTAGGTAAACTGGAAACAGCTCATTGTGTGGAAAGAACGCTTCCAAATCTGCTTTCTAGAACAGGAGACTCCTCAACCCGTCTTCGTATTGTGGCTGCCAACTTTATTCAG GAAATGGCACTATGTAATGAAGTTAAACCTCTTCAAATCATTCCGGTTCATCTGGTCCAGCCATTGAAACCGAATTCCCCTACTCATCTGGCAATGAGTCAGGTGGACTTGGTGGAACGCCTGTTGAAAGACCTGGGAACAGAAAACTCTGGGTTTACCATTGACAACGTCATGAGG TTTGCGACAGGGGCGTTGGAGCACAGAGTATATGAGGTACGCGATACAGCATTACGGATTATCTTCGACATGTACAGGCAGCACCAGGCCATTATACTGGATTATCTTCCTCCAGATGATGCCAACACACGCAAGAATGTTCTCTATAAAACACTCTTTGATGGATTTACTAAAATAGATGGTAGACTTACTGAGGCTGAGCTTAGG GCACAGAAAAAAGCAGCCACAGAAGAagcagaaaaacagaagaaagaggagattaaggtCCTGCAAGGGCAGCTAGCAGCACTGAAGGAGATCCAGGCAGAAGTTCAGGCTGGAAAG GAGAAAGAAAATGATTATCAAAAGCTAAAGACTCAAG ATGAGCAGGGAAAGAAAGTCACCCTACCTGCGGCAACAGAGATTCCAGATGATCATTCCTCGGTTGCAAATTATTTAGATAA TTATAGCTACACTACAACTTTACAGAAGTCTCTGCCTGAGCCCAATCAGAG CCTATGCATTTTTTGTGGTGAAAGGGATGAATCCTTCACAGAGGAAGGTTTGGATCTCCATTACTGGAAACATTGCCCTATGTTGACAAGATGTGAGCACTGCAAACAG GTGGTGGAGATAGCAAGCCTGACAGAGCACTTGCTGACTGAGTGTGATAAAAAAGATGGCTTTGGGAAATGTCAGCGCTGTAGTGAGGCCATTCCAAAAGAGGAACTGCCCAGACATGTGAAGGGCAAGACTTGCAATC CTGCAAAACCAGAAAAGGTGGCAAACCGCTGTCCATTGTGCCACGAAAACTTCGCCCCAGGAGAGGAG GCCTGGAAATCTCACCTAATGGGCAAAGATGGCTGTAAAATGAATCTGCGGACGGTGCCTACGCTAAATAAAACTCTGCTGATGCAGCCTG gaaaagcagcaggatTAACCATAACCAAATCAGGTCCTACAGCACCAAAGTTTCGATCCCCCTCTGTAGGAAGcaagatccctgccccaaaaggggGCCTGAATAAAAGCACTGGCAGAACATATGCAAAGCGATGA
- the CEP104 gene encoding centrosomal protein of 104 kDa isoform X1: MPHKIGFVVISSSGHEDGFSAKELMVHAPTVNGWRSPRLCQYPQEIVLQMVERCRVRKLQLLAHQYMISSKIEFYISENLPEYFAPYQSERFRRLGYVSLSDNEKTGYKARELKSVYVDAVGQYLKLTFHKNYINRYNLYSQVALVAINIIGEPADYSNDSNNPSREKLIDHYLGNNLDDLTLDGTYLRKPDSISPLDDLAFDMYQDPEVAQIIRKLDEKKHEAVRHERYDYAKKLKQAIADLQKVGERLGRYEVEKRCAVEKEDYDLAKQKKQQMEEYRLKVYQQLELHNLLDPELMIRRPPEFPLEPMVYSVSPRQKKPMQSPQHEKTEAQKTEPLPQEKPPETTSPEPIVPDHSTSPVAQPPASVESFPKINVEFLPYDERPLPAIRKQHEDGFAYLEPEMNEEDISDTPRSGITGEPEPLTEKALREASPATEVFGEALVAGAYSKTWSYREDALLAIYKKLMEISASTSKDDLKNMLRAAVFLIRRAIKDIVSSVFQASLKLLKMIITQYIPKHKLGKLETAHCVERTLPNLLSRTGDSSTRLRIVAANFIQEMALCNEVKPLQIIPVHLVQPLKPNSPTHLAMSQVDLVERLLKDLGTENSGFTIDNVMRFATGALEHRVYEVRDTALRIIFDMYRQHQAIILDYLPPDDANTRKNVLYKTLFDGFTKIDGRLTEAELRAQKKAATEEAEKQKKEEIKVLQGQLAALKEIQAEVQAGKEKENDYQKLKTQDEQGKKVTLPAATEIPDDHSSVANYLDNYSYTTTLQKSLPEPNQSLCIFCGERDESFTEEGLDLHYWKHCPMLTRCEHCKQVVEIASLTEHLLTECDKKDGFGKCQRCSEAIPKEELPRHVKGKTCNPAKPEKVANRCPLCHENFAPGEEAWKSHLMGKDGCKMNLRTVPTLNKTLLMQPGKAAGLTITKSGPTAPKFRSPSVGSKIPAPKGGLNKSTGRTYAKR; this comes from the exons TTATGTCTCTCTCTCAGACAATGAGAAGACTGGGTACAAAGCACGGGAGCTGAAGTCAGTCTACGTGGATGCAGTAGGACAGTATCTAAAACTCACTTTCCATAAAAATTACATCAATAGATACAACTTATACAGTCAG GTTGCTCTGGTAGCAATAAATATAATTGGGGAACCTGCAGACTACAGCAATGACAGCAATAAC CCTTCAAGAGAGAAGCTGATTGACCATTACCTTGGGAACAATCTAGATGACCTAACCTTAGATGGAACATACCTTCG AAAACCTGACTCTATTTCACCACTGGATGATTTGGCTTTTGATATGTACCAGGATCCGGAAGTTGCTCAGATAATTCGTAAACTGGATGAGAAAAAGCATGAAGCTGTCCGTCATGAACGTTATGACTATGCCAAGAAACTCAAACAAGCTATTGCTGATTTGCAAAAG GTTGGGGAACGACTCGGGCGGTATGAGGTAGAAAAGCGCTGTGCTGTAGAGAAGGAAGATTATGATCTTGCTAAACAGAAGAAACAGCAGATGGAAGAGTACCGCCTGAAGGTGTATCAGCAACTGGAGCTGCACAACCTTCTGGATCCAGAGCTGATG ATCCGAAGACCTCCTGAATTTCCCCTTGAGCCTATGGTTTATTCAGTTAGCCCTCGGCAAAAGAAACCCATGCAGTCACCCCAGCATGaaaaaacagaagcacagaagACTGAGCCTTTGCCACAAGAAAAGCCACCCGAGACAACTTCTCCTGAGCCCATTGTCCCTGACCACTCCACTTCTCCTGTAGCCCAGCCACCAGCCTCTGTAGAGAGTTTTCCAAAGATAAAT GTTGAATTTTTGCCTTACGATGAGAGACCTCTTCCAGCTATTCGTAAGCAGCATGAGGATGGATTTGCCTACCTTGAGCCAGAGATGAATGAAGAAGATATCAGTGATACTCCAAGAAGTGGCATCACTGGGGAACCAGAACCATTAACTGAGAAAGCGCTGAGGGaggccagccctgccactgaagTTTTCGGAGAGGCCTTG GTTGCAGGAGCATATTCCAAGACTTGGTCATATCGAGAAGATGCATTGCTTGCTATATATAAAAAGCTGATGGAAATCTCTGCCAGCACATCTAAGGATGATTTAAAGAATATGCTTAGAGCTGCTGTCTTTCTTATAAGAAGAGCCATAAAAGACATAGTGTCTTCG GTTTTCCAAGCTTCCCtgaaacttttgaaaatgatCATCACTCAGTATATACCAAAGCATAAACTAGGTAAACTGGAAACAGCTCATTGTGTGGAAAGAACGCTTCCAAATCTGCTTTCTAGAACAGGAGACTCCTCAACCCGTCTTCGTATTGTGGCTGCCAACTTTATTCAG GAAATGGCACTATGTAATGAAGTTAAACCTCTTCAAATCATTCCGGTTCATCTGGTCCAGCCATTGAAACCGAATTCCCCTACTCATCTGGCAATGAGTCAGGTGGACTTGGTGGAACGCCTGTTGAAAGACCTGGGAACAGAAAACTCTGGGTTTACCATTGACAACGTCATGAGG TTTGCGACAGGGGCGTTGGAGCACAGAGTATATGAGGTACGCGATACAGCATTACGGATTATCTTCGACATGTACAGGCAGCACCAGGCCATTATACTGGATTATCTTCCTCCAGATGATGCCAACACACGCAAGAATGTTCTCTATAAAACACTCTTTGATGGATTTACTAAAATAGATGGTAGACTTACTGAGGCTGAGCTTAGG GCACAGAAAAAAGCAGCCACAGAAGAagcagaaaaacagaagaaagaggagattaaggtCCTGCAAGGGCAGCTAGCAGCACTGAAGGAGATCCAGGCAGAAGTTCAGGCTGGAAAG GAGAAAGAAAATGATTATCAAAAGCTAAAGACTCAAG ATGAGCAGGGAAAGAAAGTCACCCTACCTGCGGCAACAGAGATTCCAGATGATCATTCCTCGGTTGCAAATTATTTAGATAA TTATAGCTACACTACAACTTTACAGAAGTCTCTGCCTGAGCCCAATCAGAG CCTATGCATTTTTTGTGGTGAAAGGGATGAATCCTTCACAGAGGAAGGTTTGGATCTCCATTACTGGAAACATTGCCCTATGTTGACAAGATGTGAGCACTGCAAACAG GTGGTGGAGATAGCAAGCCTGACAGAGCACTTGCTGACTGAGTGTGATAAAAAAGATGGCTTTGGGAAATGTCAGCGCTGTAGTGAGGCCATTCCAAAAGAGGAACTGCCCAGACATGTGAAGGGCAAGACTTGCAATC CTGCAAAACCAGAAAAGGTGGCAAACCGCTGTCCATTGTGCCACGAAAACTTCGCCCCAGGAGAGGAG GCCTGGAAATCTCACCTAATGGGCAAAGATGGCTGTAAAATGAATCTGCGGACGGTGCCTACGCTAAATAAAACTCTGCTGATGCAGCCTG gaaaagcagcaggatTAACCATAACCAAATCAGGTCCTACAGCACCAAAGTTTCGATCCCCCTCTGTAGGAAGcaagatccctgccccaaaaggggGCCTGAATAAAAGCACTGGCAGAACATATGCAAAGCGATGA
- the CEP104 gene encoding centrosomal protein of 104 kDa isoform X4, whose product MEITKVLLCQYPQEIVLQMVERCRVRKLQLLAHQYMISSKIEFYISENLPEYFAPYQSERFRRLGYVSLSDNEKTGYKARELKSVYVDAVGQYLKLTFHKNYINRYNLYSQVALVAINIIGEPADYSNDSNNPSREKLIDHYLGNNLDDLTLDGTYLRKPDSISPLDDLAFDMYQDPEVAQIIRKLDEKKHEAVRHERYDYAKKLKQAIADLQKVGERLGRYEVEKRCAVEKEDYDLAKQKKQQMEEYRLKVYQQLELHNLLDPELMIRRPPEFPLEPMVYSVSPRQKKPMQSPQHEKTEAQKTEPLPQEKPPETTSPEPIVPDHSTSPVAQPPASVESFPKINVEFLPYDERPLPAIRKQHEDGFAYLEPEMNEEDISDTPRSGITGEPEPLTEKALREASPATEVFGEALVAGAYSKTWSYREDALLAIYKKLMEISASTSKDDLKNMLRAAVFLIRRAIKDIVSSVFQASLKLLKMIITQYIPKHKLGKLETAHCVERTLPNLLSRTGDSSTRLRIVAANFIQEMALCNEVKPLQIIPVHLVQPLKPNSPTHLAMSQVDLVERLLKDLGTENSGFTIDNVMRFATGALEHRVYEVRDTALRIIFDMYRQHQAIILDYLPPDDANTRKNVLYKTLFDGFTKIDGRLTEAELRAQKKAATEEAEKQKKEEIKVLQGQLAALKEIQAEVQAGKEKENDYQKLKTQDEQGKKVTLPAATEIPDDHSSVANYLDNLCIFCGERDESFTEEGLDLHYWKHCPMLTRCEHCKQVVEIASLTEHLLTECDKKDGFGKCQRCSEAIPKEELPRHVKGKTCNPAKPEKVANRCPLCHENFAPGEEAWKSHLMGKDGCKMNLRTVPTLNKTLLMQPGKAAGLTITKSGPTAPKFRSPSVGSKIPAPKGGLNKSTGRTYAKR is encoded by the exons TTATGTCTCTCTCTCAGACAATGAGAAGACTGGGTACAAAGCACGGGAGCTGAAGTCAGTCTACGTGGATGCAGTAGGACAGTATCTAAAACTCACTTTCCATAAAAATTACATCAATAGATACAACTTATACAGTCAG GTTGCTCTGGTAGCAATAAATATAATTGGGGAACCTGCAGACTACAGCAATGACAGCAATAAC CCTTCAAGAGAGAAGCTGATTGACCATTACCTTGGGAACAATCTAGATGACCTAACCTTAGATGGAACATACCTTCG AAAACCTGACTCTATTTCACCACTGGATGATTTGGCTTTTGATATGTACCAGGATCCGGAAGTTGCTCAGATAATTCGTAAACTGGATGAGAAAAAGCATGAAGCTGTCCGTCATGAACGTTATGACTATGCCAAGAAACTCAAACAAGCTATTGCTGATTTGCAAAAG GTTGGGGAACGACTCGGGCGGTATGAGGTAGAAAAGCGCTGTGCTGTAGAGAAGGAAGATTATGATCTTGCTAAACAGAAGAAACAGCAGATGGAAGAGTACCGCCTGAAGGTGTATCAGCAACTGGAGCTGCACAACCTTCTGGATCCAGAGCTGATG ATCCGAAGACCTCCTGAATTTCCCCTTGAGCCTATGGTTTATTCAGTTAGCCCTCGGCAAAAGAAACCCATGCAGTCACCCCAGCATGaaaaaacagaagcacagaagACTGAGCCTTTGCCACAAGAAAAGCCACCCGAGACAACTTCTCCTGAGCCCATTGTCCCTGACCACTCCACTTCTCCTGTAGCCCAGCCACCAGCCTCTGTAGAGAGTTTTCCAAAGATAAAT GTTGAATTTTTGCCTTACGATGAGAGACCTCTTCCAGCTATTCGTAAGCAGCATGAGGATGGATTTGCCTACCTTGAGCCAGAGATGAATGAAGAAGATATCAGTGATACTCCAAGAAGTGGCATCACTGGGGAACCAGAACCATTAACTGAGAAAGCGCTGAGGGaggccagccctgccactgaagTTTTCGGAGAGGCCTTG GTTGCAGGAGCATATTCCAAGACTTGGTCATATCGAGAAGATGCATTGCTTGCTATATATAAAAAGCTGATGGAAATCTCTGCCAGCACATCTAAGGATGATTTAAAGAATATGCTTAGAGCTGCTGTCTTTCTTATAAGAAGAGCCATAAAAGACATAGTGTCTTCG GTTTTCCAAGCTTCCCtgaaacttttgaaaatgatCATCACTCAGTATATACCAAAGCATAAACTAGGTAAACTGGAAACAGCTCATTGTGTGGAAAGAACGCTTCCAAATCTGCTTTCTAGAACAGGAGACTCCTCAACCCGTCTTCGTATTGTGGCTGCCAACTTTATTCAG GAAATGGCACTATGTAATGAAGTTAAACCTCTTCAAATCATTCCGGTTCATCTGGTCCAGCCATTGAAACCGAATTCCCCTACTCATCTGGCAATGAGTCAGGTGGACTTGGTGGAACGCCTGTTGAAAGACCTGGGAACAGAAAACTCTGGGTTTACCATTGACAACGTCATGAGG TTTGCGACAGGGGCGTTGGAGCACAGAGTATATGAGGTACGCGATACAGCATTACGGATTATCTTCGACATGTACAGGCAGCACCAGGCCATTATACTGGATTATCTTCCTCCAGATGATGCCAACACACGCAAGAATGTTCTCTATAAAACACTCTTTGATGGATTTACTAAAATAGATGGTAGACTTACTGAGGCTGAGCTTAGG GCACAGAAAAAAGCAGCCACAGAAGAagcagaaaaacagaagaaagaggagattaaggtCCTGCAAGGGCAGCTAGCAGCACTGAAGGAGATCCAGGCAGAAGTTCAGGCTGGAAAG GAGAAAGAAAATGATTATCAAAAGCTAAAGACTCAAG ATGAGCAGGGAAAGAAAGTCACCCTACCTGCGGCAACAGAGATTCCAGATGATCATTCCTCGGTTGCAAATTATTTAGATAA CCTATGCATTTTTTGTGGTGAAAGGGATGAATCCTTCACAGAGGAAGGTTTGGATCTCCATTACTGGAAACATTGCCCTATGTTGACAAGATGTGAGCACTGCAAACAG GTGGTGGAGATAGCAAGCCTGACAGAGCACTTGCTGACTGAGTGTGATAAAAAAGATGGCTTTGGGAAATGTCAGCGCTGTAGTGAGGCCATTCCAAAAGAGGAACTGCCCAGACATGTGAAGGGCAAGACTTGCAATC CTGCAAAACCAGAAAAGGTGGCAAACCGCTGTCCATTGTGCCACGAAAACTTCGCCCCAGGAGAGGAG GCCTGGAAATCTCACCTAATGGGCAAAGATGGCTGTAAAATGAATCTGCGGACGGTGCCTACGCTAAATAAAACTCTGCTGATGCAGCCTG gaaaagcagcaggatTAACCATAACCAAATCAGGTCCTACAGCACCAAAGTTTCGATCCCCCTCTGTAGGAAGcaagatccctgccccaaaaggggGCCTGAATAAAAGCACTGGCAGAACATATGCAAAGCGATGA